One Rosa chinensis cultivar Old Blush chromosome 3, RchiOBHm-V2, whole genome shotgun sequence DNA window includes the following coding sequences:
- the LOC112191655 gene encoding fe-S cluster assembly factor HCF101, chloroplastic isoform X1: protein MFSKLKAETLITFIWQLSASGDSGVPEVVADPLGEVSRTFQELGICVVQQCAKIRQQVSAAVTYDKSIKAIRVRVPDSDDEFLLHPVTVRRNDRSAQSVVANFILNQDERIGEQKLQYNDGPENIEPEEIRPMENYAMSITWPDGFSRLAVEAHKGYTQQQFDEVCIEVAD, encoded by the exons ATGTTTTCAAAGTTGAAG GCAGAAACCTTGATTACATTTATCTGGCAGCTATCTGCGTCTGGAGATAGTGGAGTACCTGAAGTGGTAGCTGATCCTCTAGGTGAAGTTTCGAGGACATTTCAGGAGCTTGGAATATGTGTTGTGCAACAATGTGCTAAGATTCGCCAACAAG TCTCAGCAGCAGTGACCTATGATAAATCTATCAAGGCAATAAGAGTGAGGGTACCAGATTCAGATGATGAATTTCTTCTCCATCCTGTAACTGTGAGACGGAATGACCGCTCTGCCCAAAGTGTG GTGGCTAATTTTATTCTCAATCAGGATGAGCGGATAGGGGAGCAAAAATTGCAGTATAATGATGGTCCAGAAAATATTGAACCTGAAGAAATTCGGCCCATGGAAAATTATGCCATGTCAATAACATGGCCAGACGGATTTAGTCGG TTGGCGGTAGAGGCTCATAAAGGATATACCCAACAACAATTTGACGAGGTGTGCATTGAAGTGGCCGACTAA
- the LOC112191655 gene encoding fe-S cluster assembly factor HCF101, chloroplastic isoform X5 — MFSKLKAETLITFIWQLSASGDSGVPEVVADPLGEVSRTFQELGICVVQQCAKIRQQVSAAVTYDKSIKAIRVRVPDSDDEFLLHPVTVRRNDRSAQSVDERIGEQKLQYNDGPENIEPEEIRPMENYAMSITWPDGFSREC; from the exons ATGTTTTCAAAGTTGAAG GCAGAAACCTTGATTACATTTATCTGGCAGCTATCTGCGTCTGGAGATAGTGGAGTACCTGAAGTGGTAGCTGATCCTCTAGGTGAAGTTTCGAGGACATTTCAGGAGCTTGGAATATGTGTTGTGCAACAATGTGCTAAGATTCGCCAACAAG TCTCAGCAGCAGTGACCTATGATAAATCTATCAAGGCAATAAGAGTGAGGGTACCAGATTCAGATGATGAATTTCTTCTCCATCCTGTAACTGTGAGACGGAATGACCGCTCTGCCCAAAGTGTG GATGAGCGGATAGGGGAGCAAAAATTGCAGTATAATGATGGTCCAGAAAATATTGAACCTGAAGAAATTCGGCCCATGGAAAATTATGCCATGTCAATAACATGGCCAGACGGATTTAGTCGG GAATGCTGA
- the LOC112191655 gene encoding fe-S cluster assembly factor HCF101, chloroplastic isoform X2, translating to MFSKLKAETLITFIWQLSASGDSGVPEVVADPLGEVSRTFQELGICVVQQCAKIRQQVSAAVTYDKSIKAIRVRVPDSDDEFLLHPVTVRRNDRSAQSVDERIGEQKLQYNDGPENIEPEEIRPMENYAMSITWPDGFSRLAVEAHKGYTQQQFDEVCIEVAD from the exons ATGTTTTCAAAGTTGAAG GCAGAAACCTTGATTACATTTATCTGGCAGCTATCTGCGTCTGGAGATAGTGGAGTACCTGAAGTGGTAGCTGATCCTCTAGGTGAAGTTTCGAGGACATTTCAGGAGCTTGGAATATGTGTTGTGCAACAATGTGCTAAGATTCGCCAACAAG TCTCAGCAGCAGTGACCTATGATAAATCTATCAAGGCAATAAGAGTGAGGGTACCAGATTCAGATGATGAATTTCTTCTCCATCCTGTAACTGTGAGACGGAATGACCGCTCTGCCCAAAGTGTG GATGAGCGGATAGGGGAGCAAAAATTGCAGTATAATGATGGTCCAGAAAATATTGAACCTGAAGAAATTCGGCCCATGGAAAATTATGCCATGTCAATAACATGGCCAGACGGATTTAGTCGG TTGGCGGTAGAGGCTCATAAAGGATATACCCAACAACAATTTGACGAGGTGTGCATTGAAGTGGCCGACTAA
- the LOC112191655 gene encoding fe-S cluster assembly factor HCF101, chloroplastic isoform X3, translating to MFSKLKLSASGDSGVPEVVADPLGEVSRTFQELGICVVQQCAKIRQQVSAAVTYDKSIKAIRVRVPDSDDEFLLHPVTVRRNDRSAQSVVANFILNQDERIGEQKLQYNDGPENIEPEEIRPMENYAMSITWPDGFSRLAVEAHKGYTQQQFDEVCIEVAD from the exons ATGTTTTCAAAGTTGAAG CTATCTGCGTCTGGAGATAGTGGAGTACCTGAAGTGGTAGCTGATCCTCTAGGTGAAGTTTCGAGGACATTTCAGGAGCTTGGAATATGTGTTGTGCAACAATGTGCTAAGATTCGCCAACAAG TCTCAGCAGCAGTGACCTATGATAAATCTATCAAGGCAATAAGAGTGAGGGTACCAGATTCAGATGATGAATTTCTTCTCCATCCTGTAACTGTGAGACGGAATGACCGCTCTGCCCAAAGTGTG GTGGCTAATTTTATTCTCAATCAGGATGAGCGGATAGGGGAGCAAAAATTGCAGTATAATGATGGTCCAGAAAATATTGAACCTGAAGAAATTCGGCCCATGGAAAATTATGCCATGTCAATAACATGGCCAGACGGATTTAGTCGG TTGGCGGTAGAGGCTCATAAAGGATATACCCAACAACAATTTGACGAGGTGTGCATTGAAGTGGCCGACTAA
- the LOC112191655 gene encoding fe-S cluster assembly factor HCF101, chloroplastic isoform X4 — MFSKLKAETLITFIWQLSASGDSGVPEVVADPLGEVSRTFQELGICVVQQCAKIRQQVSAAVTYDKSIKAIRVRVPDSDDEFLLHPVTVRRNDRSAQSVVANFILNQDERIGEQKLQYNDGPENIEPEEIRPMENYAMSITWPDGFSREC, encoded by the exons ATGTTTTCAAAGTTGAAG GCAGAAACCTTGATTACATTTATCTGGCAGCTATCTGCGTCTGGAGATAGTGGAGTACCTGAAGTGGTAGCTGATCCTCTAGGTGAAGTTTCGAGGACATTTCAGGAGCTTGGAATATGTGTTGTGCAACAATGTGCTAAGATTCGCCAACAAG TCTCAGCAGCAGTGACCTATGATAAATCTATCAAGGCAATAAGAGTGAGGGTACCAGATTCAGATGATGAATTTCTTCTCCATCCTGTAACTGTGAGACGGAATGACCGCTCTGCCCAAAGTGTG GTGGCTAATTTTATTCTCAATCAGGATGAGCGGATAGGGGAGCAAAAATTGCAGTATAATGATGGTCCAGAAAATATTGAACCTGAAGAAATTCGGCCCATGGAAAATTATGCCATGTCAATAACATGGCCAGACGGATTTAGTCGG GAATGCTGA